Proteins encoded by one window of Tubulanus polymorphus chromosome 7, tnTubPoly1.2, whole genome shotgun sequence:
- the LOC141909320 gene encoding uncharacterized protein LOC141909320 has product MAEEIHIPSAAYTPTSEVDGISPEVTLIRHDNTSSDINLTLGGAPPSGSPSVSTPVDNIFTKKHESDHKHFIPQQPSPASTAARPDNNTSVVSSDSVTRQPSQTFVVSETSTIGLSKDDTLESIKRARANRGEPDDKEPENENQFIPDIHMNLLAVEVASIDSRMGLLRSVQATPVSRSILATPNSTSTFEDERSSPQQPQQQQQQELRRVSDNKSVLSEENLAKLEKETMSEKQRKSNNNNTTGVRFGSTTVTEIPEENEDYDTSPTVDGTSSVFSTAVDEEMLAKNEETSSRRNTLFLPENWSQLKKPTLTMDAVLTSKAKEQKSVTPSFIKTKGTLESQLLVGLRVYEELTFNKAAKLYQNAVEFMNEGDFERALMPLNKAINLKSEEPQFYACRGECLLQLTDFQSAILNYKKAHSLQPSDQQLYSKLAFIYFFQGQTLFDQKLYSEALESFTKAAEMKPEIRGYHTRSIACLTALHRHGECLALINKRLEQERDNADLFVMRARLHDLFQNSTLCSYDVKDALLLDAEHPEALTLLKKMQDKAKESKQQAISLNLIGKHQEALQKITTAIETDPSCPEYHVFRGALYRRTSDFNSAIDDYLLALDKTDHNEDSPIYMDAQRQLLLTYNDFAVECFSKGFYEEAVVLLNKAIKGEKREKGLYINRGDCFYRQGDLHFSLADYHQALEIDPYDTSIRSRISVIHNEFGVMEYQDRNFEEAESRFTLAIQNNPKIGHYYVSRCRARYVLENHNAAREDILYALLLDSQNEEIMSVLSRLFPGKSVRDIITSQAADTARIGLQNAVVTASPVRLPPMTDDTLSITTKPDYDDDSVMISSSRLRTCEQTLSIPPTAPQSLSPPHAAGKPLIITCVPDIKQCMEERDFHIKIAKEKKKINNAVKSALNNRKTLRRDKNHRVVRLPGPVSSYRHGGTPDIQKSKVPLPAPTGWRKFTGGINA; this is encoded by the exons ATGGCTGAGGAAATACACATCCCTTCAGCGGCGTACACCCCGACCAGTGAGGTCGACGGTATCAGTCCCGAGGTGACTCTTATACGGCACGACAACACCTCCTCCGATATAAACCTGACCCTCGGAGGGGCACCCCCAAGCGGTTCACCGAGCGTATCGACTCCCGTCGATAATATATTCACTAAAAAACATGAATCCGatcataaacatttcatccCTCAACAACCTAGCCCCGCCTCCACAGCTGCTAGACCAGACAACAATACATCGGTCGTCAGTAGCGACAGTGTTACCAGGCAACCGTCTCAGACGTTTGTCGTCTCGGAAACGTCGACAATCGGTTTGAGCAAAGACGATACTTTAGAGAGTATAAAAAGAGCTCGAGCGAACCGCGGAGAACCGGACGATAAAGAACCGGAAAATGAGAACCAATTCATACCTGATATTCATATGAATTTACTCGCGGTCGAGGTGGCTTCGATCGATTCTCGGATGGGTCTGTTACGAAGTGTCCAGGCAACACCCGTCAGTCGCAGTATCCTGGCAACACCCAACAGTACGTCGACATTCGAGGATGAGCGATCATCACCGCAAcaaccgcagcagcagcagcagcaggagcTGAGACGAGttagtgataataaatcaGTTCTCTCTGAAGAGAATCTCGCAAAacttgaaaaagaaacaatgtcCGAAAAACAGCGTAAATCGAACAATAACAACACTACGGGGGTCAGATTCGGGAGCACGACAGTAACCGAGATACCTGAGGAGAATGAGGATTACGATACCTCACCG ACTGTAGATGGCACCAGTAGCGTTTTCAGTACGGCAGTCGACGAAGAGATGTTAGCTAAAAACGAAGAAACATCGTCGCGACGAAATACTTTATTTCTGCCGGAAAACTGGAGTCAACTTAAAAAACCGACTCTAACGATGGATGCGGTGCTCACGTCGAAAGCTAAAGAACA AAAATCTGTGACTCCTTCCTTTATAAAAACTAAAGGAACGCTAGAATCGCAACTTCTAGTCGGTCTCAGAGTTTACGAGGAACTTACTTTCAACAAAGCTGCCAAGCT TTATCAAAATGCTGTAGAGTTTATGAACGAAGGTGATTTTGAACGAGCTTTGATGCCATTGAATAAAGCTATTAATCTGAAATCTGAAGAGCCACAATTTTATGCTTGTCGTGGAGAATGTTTGCTACAACTTACTGACTTCCAG TCAGCTATATTGAACTATAAGAAAGCACACAGTTTACAACCGTCCGATCAACAGCTTTACTCGAAACTCGCCTTCATATATTTCTTCCAAGGTCAAACGTTGTTTGATCAGAAACTGTACTCGGAAGCTCTCGAATCGTTTACTAAAGCGGCGGAAATGAAACCAGAAATCAGAGGTTATCACACCAGAAG TATAGCATGTTTAACAGCTCTTCACAGGCACGGAGAATGTTTAGCTCTGATTAATAAACGTCTGGAACAGGAACGAGACAACGCCGATTTATTTGTGATGAGGGCAAGACTTCATGATCTATTCCAAAAC agTACACTGTGTTCATACGATGTAAAGGATGCTTTACTGTTAGACGCTGAACATCCTGAAGCGCTTACATTATTGAAAAAGATGCAGGATAAAGCTAAAGAAAGTAAACAACAGGCAATTTCACTGAATCTTATCGGAAAACATCAAGAGGCTTTACAGAAAATCACGACAGCAATAGAAACGGATCCGTCCTGCCCGGAATATCACGTGTTCAG GGGCGCCCTCTACAGGAGAACGAGCGATTTCAATTCGGCTATCGACGATTATTTATTGGCTCTCGATAAAACCGATCACAACGAGGACAGTCCGATTTACATGGACGCTCAAAGACAGTTACTGCTGACGTACAACGATTTCGCCGTCGAATGTTTCTCGAAAGGTTTCTACGAAGAAGCCGTCGTTCTGTTGAACAAAGCGATAAAAGGAGAGAAACGCGAGAAAGGGCTTTATATCAATAGAGGAG ATTGTTTCTATCGTCAAGGCGACCTCCACTTCAGTTTAGCAGACTATCACCAGGCGTTAGAGATCGACCCGTATGATACGAGTATCAGATCACGTATATCGGTGATACACAACGAATTCGGAGTGATGGAGTATCAGGATCGCAATTTCGAGGAAGCCGAATCACGATTCACTCTCGCGATTCAAAACAATCCGAAAATCGGTCATTATTACGTTTCACGGTGTCGAGCTAGATACGTTTTAGAG AATCATAACGCGGCTagagaagatatcctgtacgCGTTGCTGCTCGATTCGCAGAATGAAGAGATCATGTCCGTTTTATCGAGATTGTTCCCTGGGAAATCGGTGAGAGATATAATAACGAGTCAGGCGGCTGATACAGCACGTATCGGACTTCAGAACGCCGTGGTAACCGCATCACCGGTCCGTCTGCCACCGATGACTGATGATACTTTATCTATTACCACTAAACCGGATTA TGATGACGACAGCGTGATGATCTCTTCAAGTCGACTGAGAACGTGTGAACAGACATTGAGTATCCCCCCTACAGCCCCTCAATCACTCTCTCCTCCCCACGCCGCTGGTAAACCTTTGATCATTACGTGCGTACCGGACATCAAACAGTGTATGGAGGAACGagattttcatatcaaaattgcgaaagaaaagaaaaag